From a single Microbacterium terrisoli genomic region:
- the hrpB gene encoding ATP-dependent helicase HrpB: MVHAGFDLARIGDGLSFASALRELNAALNANPSVVVSAPPGTGKTTLVPPLLAGRTRGRVIVTQPRRVAVRAAARRLAQLDGSPLGSRVGFTVRGERKAGPGTLVEFVTAGVLLRRLLNDPVLDGTGAVIIDEVHERALQTDLLIGMLGEVREVRDDLTLVAMSATLDAERIAGVLGTDAAPAAVVTHQVPAFPLTERWAPSPGPRLDDHGVTRSFLDHVAHTTATAARELAVDDRTADVLVFLPGAREVAETSSRIRRLADGFDVRELHGQLSSAQQDAVIRGRSADQEPRIIVATSLAESSLTVPGVRLVVDSCLSRQPRRDATRGMSGLVTSAASRSSSVQRAGRATRQGPGTVIRCVDERTYAASPARPAPEIATTDLVDAALLLACWGAPGGAGLRMIDPPPADSLAEAHAVLEGLGAIDADRRATAEGRALARIPVDPRLARALRDGGPLVGPRVAAEVVALLQSDIRITDADVAHAVVALRGGRGADAARWAREVTRLERFATPSHSTRPVDGVGLVIALAFPERIARRMTRTAEGATFLLASGTRAGVRGSLADAEWLAVAQVARLSSGAAAGSGAVIRAAAPLTERQMEQAASHLMSDRVEAEFSGNRVHARRERRVGAIVRSSAPVRASAREGRDAVRRALLRDGLGLFTWTDAGDSLRRRLGLLHRELGAPWPDVSDAGLLRDLDGWLGPELDALATGTPVERLDLTSALRRLLPWPAAAQLDELAPERLEVPSGSRIRIAYPPLDDPTARPVIAVKLQECFGWAETPRLAGGRMPVLFQLLSPAGHPLATTDDLASFWSGPYAQVRAQMRGRYPKHPWPEDPWTATPTKHTKNRAARG; encoded by the coding sequence ATGGTGCACGCGGGGTTCGACCTGGCCCGGATCGGCGACGGGCTGTCGTTCGCATCGGCCCTCCGCGAGCTGAACGCGGCCCTGAATGCAAACCCGTCGGTCGTCGTGAGCGCCCCGCCCGGCACCGGCAAGACGACTCTGGTGCCGCCGCTGCTGGCCGGCCGCACCCGCGGCCGCGTGATCGTGACCCAGCCGCGTCGGGTCGCCGTCCGCGCTGCTGCCCGGCGGCTCGCGCAGCTCGACGGATCGCCGCTGGGATCTCGAGTCGGCTTCACCGTCCGCGGCGAGCGCAAGGCAGGCCCCGGCACGCTCGTCGAGTTCGTCACGGCAGGCGTGCTGCTCCGCCGCCTGCTGAACGATCCGGTCCTGGACGGCACGGGCGCCGTCATCATCGACGAGGTGCACGAGCGCGCACTGCAGACCGACCTGCTGATCGGGATGCTCGGCGAGGTGCGCGAGGTGCGCGACGACCTCACCCTGGTGGCAATGTCGGCCACTCTCGACGCCGAACGCATCGCCGGCGTTCTCGGAACGGATGCCGCGCCCGCCGCCGTGGTCACCCATCAGGTGCCGGCCTTCCCGCTCACCGAGCGCTGGGCTCCCAGCCCCGGTCCACGCCTCGACGACCACGGCGTCACACGATCCTTTCTCGATCACGTCGCACACACGACGGCCACCGCTGCCCGCGAGCTGGCCGTCGATGACCGGACGGCCGATGTGCTGGTCTTCCTGCCCGGGGCACGCGAGGTCGCCGAGACCTCCAGCCGCATCCGCCGGCTCGCGGACGGGTTCGATGTGCGCGAGCTGCACGGGCAGCTGTCGTCCGCCCAGCAGGATGCCGTGATCCGCGGACGGTCGGCAGATCAGGAACCGCGGATCATCGTGGCGACGTCGCTGGCCGAGTCGTCACTCACCGTCCCCGGCGTGCGACTGGTGGTCGACAGCTGCCTGTCCCGGCAGCCGCGGCGGGATGCGACGCGGGGGATGAGCGGACTGGTCACCTCCGCGGCATCCCGCAGCTCGTCAGTGCAGCGTGCCGGGCGTGCGACGCGGCAAGGCCCCGGCACGGTGATCCGCTGCGTGGACGAGCGCACCTACGCGGCTTCACCGGCCCGGCCCGCGCCCGAGATCGCGACGACCGACCTGGTCGATGCTGCGCTGCTGCTGGCCTGCTGGGGTGCACCGGGCGGGGCCGGGCTGCGGATGATCGACCCGCCGCCGGCCGACAGCCTCGCCGAGGCGCACGCGGTTCTCGAGGGGCTCGGCGCGATCGACGCCGACCGGCGTGCGACCGCCGAAGGACGGGCGCTCGCCCGCATCCCGGTCGATCCGCGGCTGGCCCGGGCACTGCGTGACGGCGGCCCGCTGGTCGGCCCGCGGGTGGCGGCCGAGGTGGTCGCGCTGCTGCAGAGCGACATCCGGATCACCGATGCCGATGTCGCACACGCCGTCGTGGCGCTGCGCGGAGGCCGAGGGGCGGATGCCGCGCGCTGGGCGCGCGAGGTCACCCGGCTCGAGCGCTTCGCCACGCCCTCGCACAGCACACGACCGGTGGACGGCGTCGGGCTGGTCATCGCGCTGGCGTTCCCCGAACGCATCGCACGGCGGATGACGCGCACCGCAGAGGGCGCGACGTTCTTGCTGGCGTCGGGCACACGGGCCGGAGTGCGCGGATCACTCGCAGACGCCGAGTGGCTGGCCGTGGCGCAGGTCGCCCGTCTCTCCAGCGGCGCCGCCGCCGGTTCGGGCGCGGTGATCCGTGCCGCTGCACCTCTCACCGAACGGCAGATGGAACAGGCAGCGAGCCATCTGATGAGCGACCGCGTCGAGGCGGAGTTCTCAGGCAACCGTGTGCACGCGCGCCGCGAGCGCCGTGTCGGGGCGATCGTGCGTTCGTCGGCACCGGTGCGTGCATCGGCGCGCGAGGGTCGAGACGCCGTGCGCCGCGCTCTCCTACGCGACGGACTGGGGCTGTTCACCTGGACGGATGCCGGCGACTCCCTGCGCAGACGGCTCGGTCTGCTGCATCGCGAGCTGGGCGCGCCGTGGCCGGATGTGTCGGATGCGGGTCTGCTGCGCGATCTGGACGGATGGCTCGGGCCCGAGCTCGACGCCCTCGCGACCGGCACTCCTGTCGAGCGATTGGACCTGACCTCTGCGCTGCGGCGCCTGCTGCCCTGGCCCGCCGCGGCGCAGCTCGACGAGCTCGCCCCGGAACGACTCGAAGTGCCCAGCGGATCCCGCATCCGCATCGCCTACCCGCCGCTGGACGATCCGACCGCACGCCCCGTCATCGCCGTCAAACTGCAGGAGTGCTTCGGCTGGGCCGAGACCCCGCGGCTGGCCGGCGGCAGGATGCCGGTGCTGTTCCAGCTGCTGTCCCCTGCGGGGCATCCGCTGGCGACGACCGACGATCTGGCCTCGTTCTGGTCCGGCCCGTACGCGCAGGTGCGAGCGCAGATGCGCGGGCGCTACCCCAAGCATCCGTGGCCCGAGGATCCCTGGACCGCGACGCCGACGAAGCACACGAAGAACCGCGCCGCCCGGGGCTGA
- a CDS encoding penicillin acylase family protein: MSKNPTGRHSTAPAHTVPTSTGEVATSTRTMSRGRKIGITLFSVLAGLIVIALVAAGFLVYVVQRSFPTLDGAVTAKGLHSQVTVQRDDRGIPTITADDTHDLFFAQGYVHAQDRFFEMDFRRHVTAGRLSELFGESQLGTDKFLRTLGWRKVAEKEVGLLSPDAKAYYQAYADGVNAYLADHKGAALSVEYAILGVQNPGYTVEKWTIADSLAWLKAMAWDLRSNLIEETSRAQLAQNYSQQQINELYPKYPFEKNPVIVPTLSTDVPTAKSPALSVDTASLQWKKVGSVIEAASALVGNVGEGVGSNSWVVSGDLTESGKPLLANDPHLGEAMPSIWVQTDLKCRTVSQACPFDVAGFGFSGVPGVIIGHNQKIAWGFTNLTSDVADLYLERVQGDKYWRDGKLVPLQVTHETIEVAGGDDVDLEIRSTNNGPIISSTNDDDASIAEDPYVGTGGTVTPPANMPPGDTAVALKWTALTPGTTAESIFTLDLAQDFAGFRAAAQQFDVPAQNLIYADQEGNIGYQSPGKLPIRGAGDGSMPQPGWDSKYDWKGFIPFDKLPVSYNPDSGYIVTANNAVVGAGYPYFLTNDWDYGWRAARIGALIKSTSVSHKLTIDDMRAIQADTDFWIGKKLIAAYQDLAVDDKDVQAALDLFKMWDGRNDVNSAAAAYANVVWDELAQDLFSRREHPAPVTGQGRLFLVVDTLLGQPESSWWTNEKIGVSDQRAMLVKAATDAYHRLVKLQGDNLDRWSWGGIHTLTLTNATFGSSGIAPLEWAFNRGPFAVGGGSSVVDATGWVIGEGFGVNTLPSMRMVVDLSDLNASTWTNLTGQSGHAFHPNYNDQVDAWQHFEGLPWPFSPKAVKAAATHTLVLNP, encoded by the coding sequence ATGTCGAAGAATCCCACCGGTCGCCATTCGACTGCGCCCGCGCACACCGTCCCCACGAGCACGGGCGAGGTCGCAACGAGCACCCGCACGATGTCCCGAGGCCGCAAGATCGGCATCACGCTGTTCAGTGTGCTGGCCGGACTGATCGTCATCGCACTGGTGGCAGCAGGATTCCTCGTCTATGTCGTGCAGCGATCGTTCCCCACCCTCGACGGCGCCGTCACAGCCAAGGGACTGCACAGCCAGGTGACTGTGCAGCGCGATGACCGCGGCATCCCGACCATCACCGCCGACGACACGCACGACCTCTTCTTCGCGCAGGGGTATGTGCACGCGCAGGACCGGTTCTTCGAGATGGACTTCCGCCGGCACGTGACCGCGGGTCGTCTGTCGGAGCTGTTCGGCGAGTCGCAGCTGGGCACCGACAAGTTCCTGCGCACGCTCGGGTGGCGCAAGGTCGCCGAGAAGGAGGTCGGGCTGCTCTCACCCGACGCCAAGGCGTACTACCAGGCGTATGCGGACGGCGTGAATGCCTACCTCGCCGACCACAAGGGTGCAGCACTGTCGGTCGAGTACGCGATCCTCGGTGTGCAGAACCCCGGCTACACGGTCGAGAAGTGGACGATCGCCGATTCGCTCGCGTGGCTGAAGGCGATGGCCTGGGACCTGCGGTCGAACCTGATCGAAGAGACCTCACGCGCACAGCTCGCCCAGAACTACTCGCAGCAGCAGATCAACGAGCTGTACCCGAAGTACCCGTTCGAGAAGAACCCGGTGATCGTGCCGACGCTGTCGACCGACGTGCCCACGGCGAAGTCACCGGCCCTGTCGGTCGACACCGCGTCATTGCAGTGGAAGAAGGTCGGCTCGGTGATCGAGGCCGCCAGCGCCCTGGTCGGCAACGTCGGTGAAGGCGTGGGGTCGAACTCGTGGGTCGTCTCGGGCGATCTGACCGAGAGCGGCAAGCCGCTGCTGGCCAACGACCCGCACCTCGGCGAGGCGATGCCGAGCATCTGGGTGCAGACCGACCTGAAGTGCCGCACGGTGTCGCAGGCCTGCCCGTTCGATGTGGCAGGCTTCGGGTTCTCGGGCGTTCCGGGTGTGATCATCGGGCACAACCAGAAGATCGCGTGGGGGTTCACGAACCTGACCAGCGACGTTGCCGACCTGTACCTCGAGCGCGTGCAGGGCGACAAGTACTGGCGCGACGGCAAGCTTGTCCCGCTGCAGGTGACGCACGAGACGATCGAGGTCGCCGGCGGCGACGACGTCGACCTCGAGATCCGGTCCACGAACAACGGGCCGATCATCTCCAGCACGAACGACGATGACGCATCGATCGCCGAAGACCCGTACGTCGGCACCGGCGGCACGGTCACGCCACCCGCGAACATGCCGCCCGGCGACACCGCCGTGGCATTGAAGTGGACGGCCCTGACGCCCGGCACGACGGCCGAGTCCATCTTCACGCTCGATCTCGCGCAGGACTTCGCCGGCTTCCGCGCCGCCGCACAGCAGTTCGACGTTCCGGCGCAGAACCTGATCTACGCCGATCAGGAGGGCAACATCGGCTACCAGTCGCCCGGAAAGCTGCCGATCCGCGGCGCCGGCGACGGGTCAATGCCGCAGCCGGGCTGGGACTCGAAATACGACTGGAAGGGCTTCATCCCGTTCGACAAGCTGCCGGTGTCGTACAACCCTGATTCCGGATACATCGTCACGGCCAACAACGCCGTCGTCGGGGCGGGTTACCCCTACTTCCTCACCAACGACTGGGATTACGGGTGGCGTGCTGCGCGCATCGGCGCCCTGATCAAGAGCACGTCGGTGTCGCACAAGCTGACCATCGACGACATGCGCGCGATCCAGGCCGACACCGACTTCTGGATCGGCAAGAAGCTCATCGCGGCCTACCAGGACCTCGCCGTCGACGACAAGGACGTGCAGGCCGCCCTCGACCTGTTCAAGATGTGGGACGGCCGCAACGACGTGAACTCGGCGGCGGCCGCCTATGCCAACGTCGTCTGGGACGAGTTGGCGCAGGACCTGTTCTCGCGGCGCGAGCACCCGGCGCCGGTGACCGGTCAGGGACGGCTGTTCCTCGTTGTGGACACGCTGCTCGGCCAGCCGGAATCGTCGTGGTGGACCAACGAGAAGATCGGCGTCAGCGATCAGCGGGCGATGCTCGTCAAGGCCGCCACCGACGCCTACCACCGGCTCGTGAAGCTCCAAGGCGACAACCTGGACCGATGGAGCTGGGGCGGCATCCACACGCTGACGCTCACCAATGCGACGTTCGGTTCGAGCGGCATCGCGCCGCTGGAATGGGCCTTCAACCGCGGCCCGTTCGCCGTCGGCGGCGGGTCGAGTGTGGTGGATGCCACGGGCTGGGTGATCGGCGAAGGCTTCGGCGTGAACACCCTGCCGTCGATGCGCATGGTGGTCGACCTGTCGGATCTGAACGCTTCGACCTGGACGAACCTCACCGGCCAGAGCGGCCACGCCTTCCACCCGAACTACAACGACCAGGTCGACGCCTGGCAGCACTTCGAGGGGTTGCCTTGGCCGTTCTCACCGAAGGCTGTGAAGGCCGCCGCAACCCACACCCTCGTACTCAATCCCTAG
- a CDS encoding IPT/TIG domain-containing protein encodes MGTSNATGRYLSGSLLDLDTDLVAAIGGVSASSTGTADQTQANPLNLSALGSTVTLNVPGGIQLPLQIGDIGAVSQYAQARSDGSSTGASGLISGSGGIGTGGDPTPGPLHLNLAQAVSSLSGTLATQAAQLANLDLMIGATTAIANQTAPAAASGDYRIADANLTFTSPVLANLTADIDTQVANVQNVVDGLAGSSGTLAGALGGLLNSLGLLTTTVSVGTSDLNAAVASLLTGTLSSPTYPGVTIDLSTGTVSVDLAQITALEGLAPNTDLLTDTVINAIGTRITGLVQELLTNVQTKLTQVTDALSVNASVSLLGANVVTIDSTISALRNGDLTGVSLGSVPLPGGLDQSGIVAALNAPLTAVGTAIGAVGTTVLAPVTSTLVPALKPVLNAVVTLTANNQSTSGGVFTETALRATVLPAANALQLNVANATVGPNALLATPVISSLTPTSGPTAGGTTVTITGTGFTGATAVDFGGAAATFTVVNDTQVTATTPAHAAGPVDVTVTTPGGTSGPGTFTFVAPPAAPVISSLTPTSGPTAGGTVVTITGTGFTGATAVAFGTDAAATFTVVSDTQVTATTPAHAAGPVDVTVTAPGGTSGPGTFTFVAPPAAPIIADLSPDQGPTAGGTTVTVTGTGFTGATGVTFDGAPGTSFTVDSDTQITVTTPAGSPGPADVVVQSPNGDSAPGTFTFVAPPAISTIVPDQGPTAGGTVVMITGVGLDAATGVTFDGVAGTALSVVAGVITVTTPAHAAGAVDVVVQSPNGDSAPGTFTYVAPPAAPVISSLTPTSGPTAGGTVVTITGTGFTGATGVTFDGAPGTSFTVDSDTQITVTTPAHAAGAVDVVVQSPNGDSAPGTFTYVAPPAAPVISSLTPTSGPTAGGTVVTITGTGFTGATAVAFGTDAAATFTVVSDTQITATTPAHAAGPVDVTVTAPGGTSGPGTFTFVAPPAISTIVPDQGPTAGGTVVMITGVGLDAATGVTFDGVAGTALSVVAGVITVTTPAHAAGAVDVVVQSPNGDSAPGTFTYVAPPAAPTIADLSPDQGPTAGGTTVTITGTGFTGATAVDFGGVAAGSFTVVSDTQITATTPAHAAGPVDVTVTAPGGTSGPGTFTFVAPPAISTIVPDQGPTAGGTVVMITGVGLDAATGVTFDGVAGTALSVVAGVITVTTPAHAAGAVDVVVQSPNGDSAPGTFTYVAPPAAPAVTGVDPDQGPTAGGTVVTITGTGLDAATGVTFDGEPGTDFSVTGGVITVTTPAGSAGPADVVVQLPNGDSAPGTFTYVAPSTAPGNGGSGNGGAGGSGVGAGGTGSVNAGGTLPVTGGDAGVAGGLGLVALMLTLAGAVLIIARRRSSIR; translated from the coding sequence GTGGGCACGTCGAACGCCACCGGCCGATATCTCAGCGGTTCGCTCCTGGACCTCGACACCGATCTGGTCGCAGCGATCGGCGGCGTGTCGGCGTCGAGTACCGGCACCGCGGATCAGACGCAGGCGAATCCGCTGAATCTGAGCGCGCTGGGCAGCACTGTCACCCTCAACGTTCCCGGCGGCATCCAGCTGCCGTTGCAGATCGGCGACATCGGCGCCGTCTCGCAGTATGCACAGGCGCGCTCGGACGGGAGCAGCACGGGCGCATCGGGTCTGATCTCCGGCTCGGGCGGCATCGGGACCGGGGGGGATCCGACGCCGGGACCACTGCATCTCAACCTTGCACAGGCGGTGAGCTCGCTCTCGGGCACGCTGGCCACGCAGGCGGCGCAGCTGGCGAACCTCGATCTCATGATCGGGGCGACCACGGCCATCGCGAACCAGACTGCGCCCGCCGCGGCATCCGGTGACTATCGGATCGCGGACGCGAACCTCACGTTCACCAGCCCAGTGCTCGCCAATCTCACCGCGGACATCGACACGCAGGTCGCGAACGTGCAGAACGTCGTCGACGGGCTCGCCGGGTCGAGCGGCACGCTCGCAGGCGCGCTCGGCGGCCTGCTGAATTCGCTGGGCCTGCTGACGACCACCGTGAGCGTCGGGACGAGTGACCTGAACGCCGCGGTGGCGTCGCTTCTGACCGGCACCCTGTCGTCGCCGACCTACCCCGGCGTGACGATCGACCTGTCCACGGGGACAGTGTCGGTCGATCTCGCGCAGATCACCGCGCTCGAAGGCCTGGCGCCCAATACCGATCTGTTGACCGACACGGTCATCAACGCGATCGGCACCCGGATCACCGGGCTCGTACAAGAGCTGCTGACCAACGTGCAGACGAAGCTGACGCAGGTGACCGATGCGCTGTCCGTGAATGCATCGGTGAGCCTTCTCGGTGCGAATGTCGTGACCATCGACTCGACGATCTCGGCTCTGCGCAACGGCGATCTCACGGGTGTGTCGCTGGGCTCGGTGCCACTGCCGGGGGGCCTCGACCAGAGCGGGATCGTCGCGGCCCTGAATGCTCCACTGACGGCGGTGGGCACCGCGATCGGGGCGGTGGGCACGACGGTGCTCGCGCCCGTGACCAGCACGCTGGTTCCCGCGCTGAAACCGGTGCTGAATGCGGTGGTCACGCTGACGGCCAACAATCAGTCGACGTCCGGCGGCGTGTTCACCGAGACCGCGTTGCGCGCGACCGTGCTTCCGGCGGCGAACGCACTTCAGCTGAACGTCGCGAACGCGACGGTGGGTCCGAACGCTCTTCTGGCCACCCCGGTGATCTCATCGTTGACTCCGACGAGTGGTCCGACGGCGGGTGGCACGACGGTGACGATCACGGGCACCGGGTTTACTGGTGCGACGGCTGTGGACTTCGGTGGTGCTGCTGCCACGTTCACGGTGGTCAATGACACGCAGGTCACGGCGACTACGCCGGCGCATGCCGCCGGGCCTGTGGATGTGACGGTCACGACGCCCGGGGGGACGTCGGGACCGGGCACGTTCACGTTCGTGGCGCCGCCTGCCGCTCCGGTGATCTCGTCGTTGACTCCGACGAGTGGTCCGACGGCGGGTGGCACGGTCGTGACGATCACGGGCACTGGGTTTACTGGTGCGACGGCTGTCGCGTTCGGGACGGATGCTGCTGCCACGTTCACGGTGGTCAGTGACACGCAGGTCACGGCGACTACGCCGGCGCACGCCGCCGGGCCTGTGGATGTGACGGTCACGGCGCCCGGGGGGACGTCGGGACCGGGCACGTTCACGTTCGTGGCCCCGCCTGCTGCTCCTATCATCGCGGATCTGTCGCCGGATCAGGGTCCGACGGCGGGTGGCACGACGGTGACGGTCACGGGCACCGGGTTCACGGGTGCGACGGGTGTGACCTTCGATGGTGCGCCGGGTACGTCGTTCACGGTGGACAGTGACACGCAGATCACAGTGACCACGCCGGCGGGTTCGCCTGGTCCTGCGGATGTGGTGGTGCAGTCGCCGAATGGTGATTCTGCTCCGGGTACGTTCACGTTCGTGGCGCCGCCTGCCATCTCGACGATCGTGCCCGATCAGGGTCCGACGGCGGGTGGCACGGTCGTGATGATCACGGGCGTGGGCTTGGATGCTGCGACCGGGGTGACCTTCGATGGTGTGGCGGGAACGGCCTTGTCGGTTGTTGCTGGTGTCATCACGGTGACCACGCCTGCGCATGCAGCCGGCGCGGTGGATGTGGTGGTGCAGTCGCCGAACGGTGATTCTGCTCCGGGCACGTTCACGTATGTGGCGCCGCCTGCCGCTCCGGTGATCTCGTCGTTGACTCCGACGAGTGGTCCGACGGCGGGTGGCACGGTCGTGACGATCACGGGCACCGGTTTCACGGGTGCGACGGGTGTGACCTTCGATGGTGCGCCGGGTACGTCGTTCACGGTGGACAGTGACACGCAGATCACAGTGACCACGCCTGCGCATGCAGCCGGCGCGGTGGATGTGGTGGTGCAGTCGCCGAATGGTGATTCTGCTCCGGGCACGTTCACGTATGTGGCGCCGCCTGCCGCTCCGGTGATCTCGTCGTTGACTCCGACGAGTGGTCCGACGGCCGGTGGCACGGTCGTGACGATCACGGGCACCGGTTTCACGGGTGCGACTGCTGTCGCGTTCGGGACGGATGCTGCTGCCACGTTCACGGTGGTCAGTGACACGCAGATCACGGCGACTACGCCGGCGCACGCCGCCGGGCCTGTGGATGTGACGGTCACGGCGCCCGGGGGGACGTCGGGACCGGGCACGTTCACGTTCGTGGCCCCGCCTGCCATCTCGACGATCGTGCCCGATCAGGGTCCGACGGCGGGTGGCACGGTCGTGATGATCACGGGCGTGGGCTTGGATGCTGCGACTGGGGTGACCTTTGATGGTGTGGCGGGAACGGCCTTGTCGGTTGTTGCTGGTGTCATCACGGTGACCACGCCTGCGCATGCAGCCGGCGCGGTGGATGTGGTGGTGCAGTCGCCGAACGGTGATTCTGCCCCGGGCACGTTCACGTATGTCGCGCCGCCTGCCGCTCCTACCATCGCGGACCTGTCGCCAGATCAGGGTCCAACGGCGGGTGGCACGACGGTGACGATCACGGGCACCGGTTTCACGGGTGCGACGGCTGTGGACTTCGGTGGTGTTGCTGCCGGTTCGTTCACGGTGGTCAGTGACACGCAGATCACGGCGACTACGCCGGCGCACGCCGCCGGGCCTGTGGATGTGACGGTCACGGCGCCCGGGGGGACGTCGGGTCCGGGCACGTTCACGTTCGTGGCGCCGCCTGCCATCTCGACGATCGTGCCCGATCAGGGTCCGACGGCGGGTGGCACGGTCGTGATGATCACGGGCGTGGGCTTGGATGCTGCGACTGGGGTGACCTTTGATGGTGTGGCGGGAACGGCCTTGTCGGTTGTTGCTGGTGTCATCACGGTGACCACGCCTGCGCATGCAGCCGGCGCGGTGGATGTGGTGGTGCAGTCGCCGAATGGTGATTCTGCTCCGGGTACGTTCACGTATGTGGCCCCGCCTGCGGCTCCTGCCGTCACCGGAGTCGATCCTGATCAGGGTCCGACGGCGGGTGGCACGGTCGTGACGATCACGGGAACAGGGCTGGATGCCGCGACCGGGGTGACCTTCGACGGCGAGCCCGGCACGGACTTCTCGGTGACGGGCGGAGTGATCACGGTGACCACGCCGGCGGGTTCGGCTGGTCCCGCGGATGTGGTGGTGCAGTTGCCGAACGGTGACTCTGCCCCGGGCACGTTCACCTACGTCGCCCCGTCGACCGCGCCGGGGAACGGCGGTTCCGGCAACGGCGGCGCAGGTGGCAGCGGGGTCGGTGCGGGGGGCACCGGCTCCGTGAACGCCGGAGGGACACTGCCGGTCACCGGTGGTGACGCGGGGGTGGCGGGCGGTCTCGGACTGGTCGCACTGATGTTGACGCTGGCAGGTGCGGTGCTCATCATCGCCCGCAGGCGCAGTTCCATCCGGTGA
- the argG gene encoding argininosuccinate synthase yields the protein MSKVLQSLPVGERVGIAFSGGLDTSVAVAWMRDKGAIPCTYTGDLGQPDETDIDAIPGRALEYGAELSRLVDCKRALVEEGFGALACGAFHIRSGGRTYFNTTPIGRAVTGTLLVRAMKEDDVDIWGDGSTYKGNDIERFYRYGLLANPALRIYKPWLDPDFVGELGGRQEMSEWLVEHGFPYRDSAEKAYSTDANIWGATHEAKTLEHLDVSLETVDPIMGVRFWDPAVEIAAEDITVEFLEGRPVALNGQDFDDPVALVLEANRIGGRHGLGMSDQIENRIIEAKSRGIYEAPGMALLFIAYERLVNGILNEDTLATYHEQGRRLGRLMYEGRWLEPQSLMLRESIQKWVGSTISGTVSLRLRRGEDYTILDTTAPYLSYAPEKLSMERVGDAAFGPVDRIGQLTMRNLDIADSRGRLEQYAAKGLIGGSTGDLVGRLEQGAADEISEGSAATQEAVAAVDEAVEGAAFDTGTD from the coding sequence ATGTCGAAGGTCCTTCAGTCACTGCCCGTCGGCGAGCGCGTCGGCATCGCCTTCTCGGGGGGCCTTGACACCTCCGTGGCTGTCGCGTGGATGCGCGACAAGGGCGCCATCCCCTGCACCTACACCGGCGATCTCGGTCAGCCCGACGAGACCGACATCGACGCCATCCCGGGTCGTGCGCTCGAGTACGGCGCTGAGCTTTCCCGCCTTGTGGACTGCAAGCGTGCACTCGTCGAAGAAGGCTTCGGCGCGCTGGCCTGCGGTGCGTTCCACATCCGTTCGGGCGGACGCACCTATTTCAATACGACGCCGATCGGGCGCGCGGTCACCGGCACACTGCTCGTGCGCGCCATGAAGGAAGACGACGTCGACATCTGGGGCGACGGGTCGACCTACAAGGGCAACGACATCGAGCGGTTCTACCGCTACGGTCTGCTGGCCAATCCTGCGCTGCGCATCTACAAGCCGTGGCTCGATCCCGACTTCGTCGGAGAGCTGGGCGGCCGCCAGGAGATGAGTGAGTGGCTCGTCGAGCATGGCTTTCCGTACCGTGATTCGGCCGAGAAGGCCTATTCGACCGACGCAAACATCTGGGGCGCAACCCACGAGGCGAAGACGCTCGAGCATCTGGACGTGTCGCTGGAAACCGTCGATCCGATCATGGGCGTGCGCTTCTGGGACCCGGCCGTCGAGATCGCCGCAGAAGACATCACCGTCGAGTTCCTCGAGGGCCGCCCGGTGGCGCTGAACGGCCAGGACTTCGACGACCCGGTGGCACTCGTGCTCGAGGCGAACCGCATCGGGGGGCGCCATGGACTGGGCATGAGCGACCAGATCGAGAACCGCATCATCGAAGCCAAGTCGCGCGGCATCTATGAGGCGCCGGGCATGGCGCTGCTGTTCATCGCGTACGAACGCCTGGTCAACGGCATCCTTAACGAAGACACCCTGGCCACCTATCACGAGCAGGGGCGGCGCCTGGGGCGGCTGATGTACGAGGGGCGCTGGCTCGAGCCGCAGTCCCTCATGCTGCGCGAGTCGATTCAGAAGTGGGTGGGGTCGACGATCTCGGGCACCGTCTCGCTGCGACTGCGTCGCGGCGAGGACTACACGATCCTCGACACGACCGCGCCCTACCTCTCCTATGCACCCGAGAAGCTGTCGATGGAGCGCGTCGGTGACGCCGCGTTCGGCCCCGTCGACCGCATCGGCCAGCTCACCATGCGCAACCTCGACATCGCCGACTCGCGCGGTCGCCTTGAGCAGTACGCGGCCAAGGGCCTCATCGGCGGCTCGACCGGCGACCTGGTCGGACGCCTCGAGCAAGGTGCGGCCGACGAGATCTCTGAGGGCTCCGCCGCCACGCAAGAAGCCGTCGCCGCCGTCGACGAGGCCGTCGAGGGTGCGGCGTTCGACACCGGCACCGACTGA